From Portunus trituberculatus isolate SZX2019 chromosome 37, ASM1759143v1, whole genome shotgun sequence, one genomic window encodes:
- the LOC123514150 gene encoding uncharacterized protein LOC123514150, which yields MSSALPPHVVDLAVRISTKLTSEQVVKLENLLMEHEDVFSRHAQDLGCTSLLQYSINTADSLTIKQPHCCVLLAKRKEMQRMVEEMAAQGIVERSDSPWSSLVVLVNKKDGTKRFCRLQGAE from the coding sequence ATGAGCTCCGCGCTACCTCCACACGTGGTGGACTTGGCAGTACGTATCTCCACCAAACTGACTTCCGAGCAGGTGGTGAAGTTGGAGAATCTGCTGATGGAGCACGAGGATGTCTTCAGCCGACATGCCCAAGACCTTGGCTGCACGTCGCTACTCCAGTACTCCATCAATACCGCAGACAGTTTGACGATAAAACAGCCACATTGCTGTGTCCTGCTGgccaagagaaaagagatgcaGCGCATGGTAGAGGAGATGGCTGCGCAGGGGATAGTGGAGCGTTCTGACAGCCCATGGTCGTCGCTGGTAGTCCTGGTAAACAAGAAGGACGGCACCAAGCGCTTCTGTAGATTACAGGGCGCTGAATAA
- the LOC123514149 gene encoding uncharacterized protein LOC123514149, with protein sequence MSFLRSMEGKFVSQNIPFSDDDSTPLADPEKAKILSEHFHLKIGLPPLLRPPPTLTSVIETAVSSPALPSLAQPFKPHELSSALATLKPAYRPISLLSCIGKLLERLVNTRLTWWLEANNKLAEEQCGFRPHRSTLDVLGQIEYHICDTYRQRQVMMALFLDLEGAFDSAPHEGILYKLALMGITGTTLAWVRDFLTGRSFQVAVGASLSPSQGIHRGVPQGSILSPLLFNVLLSDLQVPTHSHLLLYADDITIVSRAPTLSEAQDHLQEAATALGAWMTTWGLQVSASKSSLMCFTMKKLPTPPTVNLSGEAVPYSTLHTLLGLRLDGPRLSWVNHISYLRTSCNKRLDVMKRIAGIRWGASRDLLFHYYKTTIRAKMQYPSCFYGSAAYSNLLKLDPIQNAALRISMGAMSSSPVVSLQAEWYSSTVHPQTDDLVLTILQDTGPACLPPPLYPPLQLRGGSASSCMPVNPYSSFPSWLDVTHNFALHVPGLPPKLSVSGLAAAHFQQLDRSIYHHHLKIYTDGSRDASLPSSAAAIYDASTAICKTWRLPEYTDVLTTELFALLQALIYLRTSHPKSMVVIYTDSRSSLSLLLSRQPSSATTLVHSIQNTFLHLLNTGWDITFQTVEETIEHFLLHCPRFHSHRVVLRDHLAALGVSTYDLPTLLAAAGAHSSHQAAVLRLTCVFLKKCGQLPRL encoded by the exons ATGTCCTTTCTCCGCTCCATGGAGGGCAAGTTCGTATCTCAGAACATCCCATTTTCTGATGATGATTCTACCCCACTCGCTGACCctgaaaaagcaaaaatctTGTCAGAACACTTCCACCTCAAGATTggtttacctcctcttcttcgtccgcCTCCAACCCTTACTTCAGTTATTGAAACTGCCGTCTCCTCTCCAGCTCTCCCATCCCTTGCTCAACCATTCAAGCCTCATGAACTCTCCTCAGCCTTAGCTACATTAAAACCCG CATACAGGCCCATCAGCCTCCTCTCCTGCATTGGGAAGCTGCTGGAGAGGTTAGTCAACACCCGCCTCACCTGGTGGTTAGAAGCTAACAACAAGCTAGCAGAGGAGCAATGTGGCTTCCGCCCTCACCGGAGTACCCTGGATGTGCTGGGGCAAATTGAGTATCACATCTGTGACACTTACCGCCAGCGTCAAGTCATGATGGCCCTCTTCCTTGACCTGGAGGGAGCATTTGATTCTGCACCACATGAGGGCATCCTGTACAAGCTGGCACTCATGGGCATCACTGGCACCACCCTTGCCTGGGTGCGCGACTTCCTCACCGGTCGCTCATTCCAAGTGGCTGTTGGTGCATCACTGTCACCTTCCCAAGGAATTCATCGTGGCGTACCCCAGGGATCCATTCTCAGCCCCCTTCTGTTCAATGTTCTTCTCTCTGACCTACAGGTTCCTACCCactctcaccttctcctctatgctgatgacattacCATCGTCAGTCGAGCACCCACACTTTCCGAGGCTCAGGACCACCTGCAGGAGGCTGCCACTGCCTTGGGTGCATGGATGACAACCTGGGGGCTACAAGTCAGTGCCTCAAAGAGCTCTCTCATGTGTTTTACCATGAAAAAGCTTCCAACTCCACCTACCGTCAACTTAAGTGGGGAGGCTGTTCCATACTCAACCTTACACACCCTCCTCGGACTGCGGCTGGATGGCCCTCGCCTCTCCTGGGTAAATCACATCAGTTACCTCCGCACCTCCTGCAACAAACGCCTCGATGTGATGAAGCGAATAGCTGGCATCCGCTGGGGAGCCAGTCGTGACCTGCTCTTCCACTACTATAAGACCACCATCAGGGCCAAAATGCAGTATCCCAGCTGCTTCTATGGGTCAGCTGCCTACTCCAACCTCCTCAAGCTTGACCCCATTCAAAATGCTGCCTTGAGGATCTCTATGGGGGCCATGAGTTCCTCCCCAGTTGTTTCTCTACAAGCAGAGTGGTATTCCTCCACTGTCCACCCACAGACGGATGACCTTGTGCTAACAATACTACAGGATACTgggcctgcctgcctcccaccCCCTCTCTACCCTCCACTCCAACTCAGGGGTGGATCAGCAAGCTCCTGTATG cctGTCAATCCCtactcatcttttccttcatggCTGGACGTCACCCATAATTTTGCTCTCCACGTTCCTGGGCTTCCTCCCAAACTATCTGTGAGTGGATTAGCAGCAGCCCACTTCCAACAGCTGGACCGGtccatttatcaccaccacctcaagatCTACACGGACGGCTCCAGAGATGCTTCCCTGCCCTCCTCAGCAGCAGCTATATATGACGCCAGTACAGCTATCTGTAAGACATGGAGGCTTCCTGAGTACACAGATGTCCTTACCACGGAGCTCTTTGCCCTTCTCCAGGCCCTCATCTACCTCCGCACCTCTCACCCGAAGTCCATGGTGGTAATTTACACCGACTcccgctcatctctctctctcctcctgtcccgGCAGCCATCCTCCGCCACAACCCTCGTCCACTCCATCCAGAacaccttcctccatctcctgaacACTGGCTGGGATATCACCTTCCA GACCGTCGAGGAAACCATCGAACACTTCCTCTTACACTGCCCCCGCTTCCACTCCCACCGTGTTGTGCTCCGTGATCACCTTGCTGCCTTGGGTGTGTCTACCTatgacctgcccaccctgctggcggcggcgggcgCCCACTCCTCACACCAAGCTGCTGTTCTCCGCCTCACCTGCGTCTTCCTGAAGAAGTGTGGACAACTACCCCGCCTGTGA
- the LOC123514148 gene encoding uncharacterized protein LOC123514148, translating into MALSFMLWNARSLLCKTQELETHLGDTLPSVVGICETWLPPHLSLSFLGYNIIRKDRGQGRGGGVLLAIHDSIASSSLPIPQSQDGHLEVVAAKVGLGGGWLTVAACYNPGGTAGYREFMHYFSALQPPVLIMGDFNAHHTCWEPDLSPHHHNTSGNALFQALLDLKHVSLLSPPGLATRFHPHTGAASVLDLFLGDPTFKDSTFCTGPYMGSDHLPLLASLPQVSPQPQPGCMPCWRLNSSGWPQYVAALPSSLDTQHLPLDEAATTIAGVLSEAGTAAFPLITRHHPRRPGKPWWDAACVQAVQDRRQAWNQWRRIPTIQAGRAYRRLDAICAKTILKAK; encoded by the coding sequence ATGGCCCTCTCCTTTATGTTGTGGAACGCCCGATCCCTTCTCTGCAAAACGCAGGAACTAGAAACCCATTTAGGTGACACCCTCCCATCTGTGGTCGGCATATGTGAGACCTGGCTTccccctcatctttctctctcctttctgggATACAACATCATCCGCAAAGATCGTGGtcaaggacgtggaggaggtgtCCTTCTCGCCATCCATGACTCCATCGCCTCATCGTCTCTCCCTATCCCTCAGTCTCAAGATGGGCATCTGGAGGTTGTTGCGGCCAAGGTTGGACTTGGTGGTGGCTGGCTCACGGTGGCAGCCTGCTACAATCCTGGGGGTACAGCTGGCTACCGAGAGTTTATGCACTACTTCTCCGCCCTGCAGCCTCCAGTGCTTATAATGGGGGACTTTAATGCCCATCATACATGTTGGGAGCCTGACctgtcacctcaccaccacaacacatctGGCAATGCTCTCTTCCAAGCCTTGTTAGATCTAAAACATGTCTCCCTCCTCAGCCCTCCCGGACTAGCGACCAGGTTTCATCCCCATACTGGTGCCGCCTCGGTGCTCGACCTGTTCCTTGGAGACCCTACCTTCAAGGACTCCACCTTCTGCACTGGACCTTACATGGGCAGcgaccacctccctctcctcgcctccctcccacaAGTCTCCCCACAGCCCCAACCTGGCTGCATGCCTTGCTGGAGGCTCAATTCTTCTGGCTGGCCCCAGTACGTGGCTGCGCTTCCCTCCTCACTGGACACCCAACATCTTCCCCTGGATGAAGCCGCAACAACCATTGCTGGGGTGCTGTCCGAGGCTGGCACAGCTGCCTTCCCACTCATCACCCGTCATCATCCACGCCGCCCTGGGAAGCCCTGGTGGGATGCAGCCTGTGTGCAGGCAGTACAGGACCGTCGCCAGGCTTGGAATCAGTGGCGTAGGATCCCCACTATCCAGGCTGGCCGTGCTTACCGCCGCCTGGACGCCATCTGTGCCAAGACCATCCTCAAGGCAAAGTGA
- the LOC123514375 gene encoding uncharacterized protein LOC123514375 — protein sequence MTVVRWMETRVEASPALSPHVVDLEVCSSTKQTPEQMVKLEKWLMEEEDVFSRDAQDLGCTSLVHPSNTADSPLMKQPHSSVPLARREEMRLPLDLATGQTPEEELPQTAHEVVVTLQQRMETTRRQVANNRRLAGQAMTRRYQLRRSVCGVGLRLAVQAS from the coding sequence ATGACGGTCGTGAGGTGGATGGAGACGCGGGTTGAAGCGAGCCCCGCGCTATCTCCACATGTGGTGGACTTGGAGGTATGTAGTTCCACCAAACAGACTCCAGAGCAGATGGTGAAATTGGAGAAGtggctgatggaggaggaggatgtcttcAGCCGAGATGCACAAGACCTTGGCTGTACGTCGCTGGTTCACCCCTCCAACACGGCAGACAGTCCGCTGATGAAGCAGCCACATAGCAGTGTCCCGTTGgccaggagagaagagatgaggctGCCTCTGGACCTGGCCACTGGACAAACACCTGAGGAAGAACTACCACAGACGGCGCATGAGGTGGTAGTGACGTTGCAGCAGCGGATGGAGACTACGCGGCGACAGGTGGCGAACAATCGCCGTCTCGCGGGGCAAGCCATGACCCGCCGCTACCAGCTGCGACGCTCAGTATGCGGTGTGGGATTGCGGCTGGCGGTACAAGCCTCGTAA
- the LOC123514147 gene encoding tigger transposable element-derived protein 1-like, with the protein MSSVSGSGENHGGNSGEKRGGREKREYRKGVKLRKYTLQEKKEMVQMMNNGARTCDIMPSVGWLAAFKKRYEVKYAQKHGESRSADEETARTYPEIFQRLVTEGGYSHDQIFNCDETGIYWKRAPKSVLIAKNERQARGVKPSKGRITVLFTANASGDCLMKPQVIYRSAKPRAYKNCNMNQLNVYWASNKKAWVTSALCTDWFDNHFVPDAQSYCKRKNLDFKVLLCMDNAPGHGKFLTGRHPNVKVIFLPPNTTSLLQPLDKEFICNIKLFYYQSLYDDMRVKTDSLQELERIEAELSVRDQDEPDEPLASTSSDPPPSQTREMLTVNQFWKNYNIKDAVDRIVKAWQKINKATVLHAWKFLLGEVRTAVREHQQEATTLSQTVEAARLIPAPGFSAVEASDLQEIIGIHQEEATIEMLEEDEAQDDPEEDGQQEQNVQPGEPTTRQLTEILTTFSRLIEQLEEYDRRPYSRNIL; encoded by the exons ATGAGTTCTGTGAGTGGTAGTGGCGAAAATCATGGTGGAAACTCTGGTGAAAAACGTGGTGGACGTGAGAAGCGTGAATATCGAAAGGGAGTGAAGCTCAGAAAATATACactccaggaaaaaaaagaaatggttcAGATGATGAACAATGGTGCAAGAACATGTGACATAATGC CTTCTGTAGGCTGGCTAGCAGCATTTaagaaaagatatgaagttAAGTATGCCCAGAAGCATGGTGAAAGCAGATCAGCAGATGAGGAAACAGCCAGAACTTACCCAGAGATTTTTCAACGTCTTGTGACTGAAGGCGGTTACAGCCATGACCAGATTTTTAACTGTGATGAAACTGGGATTTACTGGAAGCGGGCACCAAAATCAGTCCTCATCGCCAAGAATGAAAGACAAGCTAGGGGTGTGAAGCCTTCCAAGGGCCGCATTACTGTTTTATTCACAGCTAATGCAAGTGGTGACTGTTTGATGAAGCCCCAAGTCATCTATCGCTCTGCTAAGCCTAGAGCATACAAGAATTGCAATATGAACCAGCTTAATGTTTATTGGGCCAGTAATAAGAAGGCTTGGGTCACGTCGGCACTGTGCACTGACTGGTTCGACAATCATTTTGTCCCTGATGCCCAGAGTTATTGCAAGAGGAAGAATTTAGATTTCAAGGTGCTGCTATGTATGGATAATGCTCCGGGGCATGGTAAATTCCTAACAGGGCGTCATCCTAATGTAAAAGTTATCTTCCTCCCGCCTAATACAACATCACTTCTACAGCCTCTTGATAAAGAGTTCATCTGCAACATCAAGCTCTTTTATTATCAGTCTCTCTATGATGACATGCGTGTCAAGACTGACTCGCTACAAGAACTAGAGAGGATTGAGGCTGAGCTAAGTGTACGTGACCAGGATGAGCCCGATGAACCGCTCGCCAGCACCAGTTCAGACCCACCACCATCTCAGACCCGAGAAATGTTAACTGTGAACCAGTTTTGGAAAAACTACAACATTAAGGATGCTGTTGACCGCATTGTGAAGGCCtggcagaaaataaacaaagctacAGTGTTACACGCTTGGAAGTTTTTGTTAGGTGAGGTCAGAACAGCTGTGCGTGAGCACCAGCAGGAAGCCACCACACTCTCGCAGACTGTAGAAGCTGCACGTCTGATCCCTGCACCTGGCTTTTCAGCTGTGGAGGCCAGTGACTTGCAAGAAATTATTGGTATCCATCAAGAGGAGGCTACTATTGAGATGCTTGAGGAAGATGAAGCTCAAGATGATCCTGAAGAGGATGGACAGCAGGAGCAAAATGTTCAGCCAGGCGAACCAACAACTCGGCAACTGACAGAGATTCTCACCACCTTCTCACGGCTGATTGAACAACTGGAGGAATATGACAGGCGCCCATATTCACGCAACATATTATAG